One genomic segment of Clostridium estertheticum subsp. estertheticum includes these proteins:
- the iolC gene encoding 5-dehydro-2-deoxygluconokinase, with protein MGYIKFDNSRKFDIVPIGRAAIDFNPIDINMPLSESTTFKKYLGGSPANTAVGLARLGKKVGFIGKVSDDRFGEFIINYFKNEGIDTSQVAIAKNGESLGLTFTEILSPTQSSILMYRTGVADLALEACEISEEYIKNSKAIIISGTALAQSPSREATLKALEYAKKNNTVVIFDIDYREYTWLNKDEIAIYYAIVAKASDVIIGSSEEFELTQGIIGQDKCDQEIANRWFGYGNKIVVIKHGKDGSTAYTSDKKSYNIKPFPVKLLKSFGGGDAYGSAFVYGLLEGWDIIDCLEFGSASAAMLVASHSCSDAMPKAKEIKEFIRKSKEEHGEMVARV; from the coding sequence TAATAGTAGGAAATTCGATATTGTTCCAATAGGTAGAGCTGCAATTGATTTTAATCCTATTGATATAAATATGCCACTTTCAGAAAGTACAACTTTTAAAAAATATTTAGGTGGGTCACCAGCGAACACTGCTGTAGGACTTGCAAGATTAGGTAAAAAGGTAGGGTTTATTGGCAAAGTTTCAGATGATAGATTTGGTGAATTTATTATTAACTATTTTAAAAATGAAGGAATAGATACGTCGCAGGTTGCCATTGCTAAAAATGGAGAATCTTTAGGGCTTACCTTCACGGAAATACTAAGTCCAACACAAAGTAGCATATTAATGTATAGAACCGGTGTTGCAGATTTAGCTCTCGAAGCCTGCGAAATAAGCGAAGAATACATTAAAAATTCTAAGGCTATTATAATATCTGGGACTGCTCTAGCGCAGAGCCCTTCAAGAGAAGCTACTTTGAAAGCATTAGAGTATGCAAAGAAAAATAATACAGTAGTTATATTCGATATTGATTATAGAGAATATACATGGCTTAATAAGGACGAAATTGCAATTTACTATGCTATTGTTGCGAAGGCTAGTGACGTTATAATAGGTTCAAGCGAAGAATTTGAATTAACTCAAGGAATAATTGGACAAGATAAATGTGATCAGGAAATTGCTAATAGATGGTTCGGTTATGGGAATAAAATTGTTGTTATAAAACATGGGAAAGATGGATCAACTGCTTATACATCAGATAAAAAAAGCTATAATATAAAGCCTTTCCCAGTTAAACTTCTTAAATCTTTTGGTGGTGGAGATGCTTATGGTTCTGCATTTGTTTATGGATTACTTGAAGGCTGGGATATTATTGATTGCTTAGAGTTTGGTAGCGCTTCAGCTGCAATGCTTGTTGCAAGTCACAGTTGCTCAGATGCAATGCCAAAAGCTAAAGAGATTAAAGAATTTATAAGAAAGAGTAAAGAAGAACATGGAGAAATGGTTGCACGAGTTTAA